The Candidatus Aegiribacteria sp. genome has a window encoding:
- a CDS encoding transglutaminase-like domain-containing protein, whose amino-acid sequence MISNMLFALLTLAGIAQNPVSTARRLMLDGYYQQAEEVLEAVLEVDSEQRTDAGFLLEILQQTRDYYNLSASEALDLARDILGESINASWFLGRLAPTDTIRIDGHLRYPGFRIEQLASGHDKPFLYIPGNSAWLRNVYSRASNTGYSSYSDGVSGTYNMTFMIDSISVNTGDSLNVWIPIAGNFNLQEASIPDWQIFGIDVLKLEINLEDPGRLPVLYISGTAVLQESDHIIIQISQEFTVYPMESMTIDSDNIVLPVPGVSTEIDLALADSRWIDPTGEMFIHARHISGTSPDPLAKVESIVRYITDSLRICEVPTGLYIYEGLSRSVSRNKCGDTAGISAFFAAACRALGIPTRVCGGYSCSDGDPVFHCRNEFMVSDGIWTSVDIAFHTVDLCTNGNSLTFSYSSMGGCDAARVYTLPSLEDTLFPAKQSWPVAFPGSLPEAELRSAGGFWTSLSVAEVTSGTDLDIQWQF is encoded by the coding sequence ATGATCAGTAATATGCTTTTTGCTTTGCTCACTCTTGCAGGAATTGCGCAGAATCCTGTGTCCACTGCTCGCCGGTTAATGCTTGACGGCTATTATCAACAGGCTGAGGAGGTGCTTGAGGCTGTTCTGGAGGTTGACTCGGAACAGAGAACAGATGCTGGTTTCTTGCTGGAGATTCTTCAGCAGACAAGGGATTATTACAACTTATCAGCTTCAGAAGCACTCGATCTTGCCAGGGACATTTTGGGCGAAAGTATTAATGCTTCCTGGTTTCTCGGAAGACTTGCCCCAACGGATACAATCAGGATAGATGGGCATCTGAGGTATCCCGGATTCAGAATAGAGCAACTTGCTTCAGGACATGACAAACCGTTTCTGTATATCCCGGGGAATTCAGCGTGGCTTCGAAATGTATACAGCCGCGCATCAAATACAGGATATTCCTCCTATTCAGATGGTGTTTCCGGAACCTATAACATGACATTCATGATTGACTCCATCTCTGTGAATACAGGAGATTCTCTGAATGTCTGGATCCCTATCGCCGGGAATTTCAATTTACAGGAAGCTTCTATTCCTGACTGGCAAATATTCGGTATTGATGTATTGAAGCTTGAGATTAATCTTGAAGATCCTGGGAGATTACCTGTTTTATATATTTCCGGAACTGCGGTACTGCAAGAATCTGATCATATTATTATTCAGATCTCACAGGAATTCACTGTCTATCCGATGGAATCCATGACCATAGATTCCGATAATATCGTCTTACCTGTTCCCGGTGTTTCAACTGAGATAGACCTTGCGCTTGCGGATTCACGATGGATTGATCCGACTGGAGAGATGTTCATTCATGCCAGACATATATCTGGAACCAGTCCGGATCCTCTTGCAAAAGTTGAATCGATTGTCAGGTACATTACTGATTCTTTGAGAATCTGTGAGGTTCCGACAGGATTATACATATACGAGGGATTGTCCAGAAGTGTAAGCAGAAATAAATGCGGAGACACTGCGGGAATATCAGCGTTTTTTGCGGCTGCCTGCCGTGCTCTTGGAATTCCCACCAGGGTGTGCGGCGGGTATTCATGCTCCGATGGTGATCCTGTGTTTCATTGCCGGAATGAATTCATGGTCAGCGATGGAATCTGGACATCTGTCGATATAGCATTCCATACGGTGGATTTGTGTACAAATGGAAATTCTCTCACATTTTCATATTCCTCTATGGGCGGGTGTGACGCAGCTCGTGTCTATACACTTCCTTCACTTGAGGATACTCTATTCCCGGCCAAGCAATCATGGCCAGTTGCATTTCCCGGAAGCTTGCCAGAAGCGGAATTGCGATCTGCCGGCGGATTTTGGACCTCACTTTCTGTAGCAGAGGTCACGTCCGGGACGGATCTGGATATTCAGTGGCAGTTCTAG
- a CDS encoding phosphatase PAP2 family protein: protein MAVLAVAGVLWPSWDTSLFFKLNGIESSPLTFIMRTITNVDNWIPLLIGCILLLLWWGRTKPYVSSGSKWKRAFASKNPRIVLLCMILAASASDQVCYHLKSNVTRSRPCFEENISAEVNYRGDVHGNRSFPSAHSANSAALATTIALAYPPLTPFALLVSFLVGFSRIYLGVHYPIDVLTGWSIGILSGIVFWLIFRKMFSRPGLIGYTNRFRIRQPVPYPSPESPWKPVDFSSLDGYPMTGYFLNSGKDLIIMIHGLHGNITSIAEPGMIFSRMGYSVFLVPLRGHDGHPVPITSGGPAEVYDLAGAISHLRGKMGFSMGRTILYGSSMGSVIALKMSGILGEPVAGIICHGAYRNFFTAAQMKLGSMRKGILKLLLPAGARRGLEAFRQEDYINSSAVTRFVFMNGSRDGISPPEAGIQLASEYGGLFVALDEAWHPVWNAHRWSQPQIEAAFKVSLEYIRGKQTTPVAVDESGSIHDFPIIPEIN from the coding sequence GTGGCAGTTCTAGCAGTAGCTGGAGTGCTCTGGCCATCCTGGGATACATCTCTGTTCTTTAAATTAAATGGAATTGAATCTTCTCCGCTTACATTCATAATGCGAACGATAACAAATGTTGATAACTGGATCCCTCTGCTGATAGGTTGCATTCTGCTTCTGCTATGGTGGGGCAGAACGAAACCATATGTTTCAAGCGGCAGCAAATGGAAACGGGCATTTGCGTCAAAAAACCCCAGAATAGTTCTGCTATGCATGATCCTGGCCGCATCTGCATCAGACCAGGTCTGCTACCATCTGAAAAGCAACGTAACCAGATCCAGACCCTGCTTTGAAGAGAACATCAGTGCAGAAGTGAATTACAGGGGAGACGTGCATGGCAACAGGTCTTTTCCGTCAGCGCATTCAGCAAATTCTGCTGCCCTTGCAACTACTATTGCACTCGCTTACCCCCCCCTTACTCCATTTGCATTATTGGTTTCATTCCTTGTCGGATTCAGCAGGATCTACCTGGGTGTTCATTATCCAATTGATGTTCTCACCGGATGGAGTATCGGAATATTGTCAGGCATTGTTTTCTGGTTGATCTTCAGGAAAATGTTTTCCCGGCCGGGCCTGATAGGGTACACCAATCGATTCCGTATTCGCCAGCCTGTTCCATATCCCTCTCCTGAATCACCGTGGAAACCGGTTGATTTCAGTTCACTGGATGGTTATCCCATGACAGGATATTTCCTGAACTCCGGTAAGGATTTAATCATCATGATTCACGGACTTCATGGCAATATTACATCGATTGCGGAACCCGGAATGATCTTCAGCCGAATGGGATATTCGGTGTTTCTGGTTCCCCTTCGGGGACATGATGGACATCCCGTTCCAATTACTTCCGGAGGACCTGCTGAAGTATACGACCTTGCAGGAGCGATCTCTCATCTGAGGGGGAAAATGGGGTTTTCCATGGGTCGAACGATTCTATACGGTTCATCAATGGGCAGTGTGATTGCACTGAAGATGTCCGGTATTCTTGGAGAACCTGTCGCGGGGATAATATGCCATGGAGCTTACAGAAACTTCTTTACTGCTGCGCAAATGAAGCTGGGGAGCATGAGGAAAGGAATTCTGAAGCTGTTGCTTCCTGCAGGCGCAAGAAGAGGACTTGAAGCATTCCGGCAAGAAGATTACATCAATAGTTCTGCTGTAACCAGGTTCGTATTTATGAATGGTTCCCGCGATGGGATATCACCTCCGGAAGCAGGTATTCAACTTGCTTCAGAATACGGTGGTCTTTTTGTAGCACTTGATGAAGCCTGGCATCCTGTCTGGAACGCACATAGATGGAGCCAGCCGCAGATTGAAGCCGCTTTCAAGGTATCTCTGGAATACATCAGAGGAAAGCAAACAACACCTGTGGCAGTTGACGAATCGGGATCTATCCATGATTTTCCCATCATACCGGAAATCAACTAA